The Planctellipticum variicoloris DNA window ACTGAAGCACGCCCGCGAGACAGAACTGGCGGCAGAGCAGGCGTTTCATGCGAAGACGGAGACGCTGACGGTGAAGTAGATACCGCGCGTCCGAAAATGGTTGTTGTGACGGTTCGTCCGCTGCGTTACCTTCAGCCGCGTTCTCAGGCGCCGGCTCGATTCCGCCGTTGACGAATCGGCCCCCGGCGAATCGTTCCTCGCACTCGCCATTCCTCCGACTGACTCACCCGCCCGCCGACTGCCGGCCCTCCACCGAGCTCCCTCTATGCGTCCACTCGACCTGGCCGTCATCGGTCTCTACGCCCTCGCCATGCTCGCCGTGGGCCGCTACTACAAATCGCGCGTGCAGACCTCCGACGACTACCTGCTCGGCGGGCGGACCATGAGTCCGTTCATGATCGGTCTGTCCCTGTTCGCCACGCTGACCAGCACGCTGTCGTACCTGGCGTACCCGGGGGAAATGATCAAAAACGGGCCGATGATCTTCGCCCAGCTCACGGCGTTTCCGTTCGTCATGGCCATCGTCGGCTGGGGGCTGATTCCGCGGATCATGCGGCAGGAGAACGTCACCAGCGGCTACGAACTGCTGGAACTCAAGCTCGGACTGACCGGCCGGCTGCTCGGCGCGACGATGTTCATGGCCCTCCGCATCGTCTGGATGGCCGCCATCCTCTACGCCACCACCAGCAAAGTCCTCGTTCCGCTGCTGGGACTCGATCCTTTCTGGGCGCCGTTCCTCGCCGCGGCGATGGGAATCATCACCCTCATCTACTCCGCCGAAGGGGGGATGCGCGCCGTCGTGATGACCGACGCCCTGCAGTCGCTGATCATGTTCGTCGGCGCAATCGTAATTATCGTGGTGGTGTCGATCGACCTGGGAGGCGTGGGCGCGTGGTGGCCGGAGACCTGGGCGACGCATTGGCAGAAACCGGTCTTCTGGTTCCGCACCGACGTCCGCGTGACGTTCATGGGAGCGTTTCTCAACATGCTGGTCTGGATGACCTGCACCTGCGGGGCCGACCAGATGGCGATTCAGCGCTACCTGTCGACGCGCGACGCCAGGTCCGCCCGCCGGTCGTTCGGCGTCCATTTGATCACCGAAGTCTTCATCGCCCTGCTGCTGGGAGCGGTGGGCCTGGCGCTGATCGGCTACTTCATGGCGCGTGCCGACAGCCCCGCCGCCGCTGCAGGTCTGTTCGATCAGGCGGACGAACTGCTCCCCCGCTTTGTGGTGACGGTCCTGCCGGCCGGGCTCGGCGGGCTGGTCATCTCGGCGATGCTCTCCGCGGCGATGTCGAGCCTGTCGTCCGGAATGAACTCGGCGAGCGCCGTGATCACGACCGACTTCATCGGGCGACTCATGCGGACCCGCTGGAC harbors:
- a CDS encoding sodium:solute symporter family transporter yields the protein MRPLDLAVIGLYALAMLAVGRYYKSRVQTSDDYLLGGRTMSPFMIGLSLFATLTSTLSYLAYPGEMIKNGPMIFAQLTAFPFVMAIVGWGLIPRIMRQENVTSGYELLELKLGLTGRLLGATMFMALRIVWMAAILYATTSKVLVPLLGLDPFWAPFLAAAMGIITLIYSAEGGMRAVVMTDALQSLIMFVGAIVIIVVVSIDLGGVGAWWPETWATHWQKPVFWFRTDVRVTFMGAFLNMLVWMTCTCGADQMAIQRYLSTRDARSARRSFGVHLITEVFIALLLGAVGLALIGYFMARADSPAAAAGLFDQADELLPRFVVTVLPAGLGGLVISAMLSAAMSSLSSGMNSASAVITTDFIGRLMRTRWTSHETVRVARVASVLIGILAVLLSMFVGQLATNLLELCIKVVNLLTAPLFVLFFLALFVPWAKPAGGVAATVASIGVAVGIAFFKLGGLEFLWTAPASFVAGVVAGSLVSLIPRGRQQRSA